One Rosa chinensis cultivar Old Blush chromosome 5, RchiOBHm-V2, whole genome shotgun sequence genomic region harbors:
- the LOC121049024 gene encoding probable LRR receptor-like serine/threonine-protein kinase RFK1 has translation MDGPNQEFPLLINMTGIVRFLLTGNLLSGNLPDSLLQDGKNVDVSYNNFTSQGPEKGDCQEQKSEYNLTFSVGYNFKI, from the exons ATGGATGGGCCTAATCAGGAATTTCCTTTGCTCATAAACATGACAGGAATAGTAAGATT CCTTCTAACAGGAAATCTGCTTAGTGGAAACCTGCCAGATTCActcttgcaagatggaaagaatGT TGATGTGTCATACAACAACTTCACATCGCAAGGCCCTGAAAAAGGCGATTGTCAAGAACAAAAGTCAGAATACAATCTCACATTTTCTGTAGGTTataattttaaaatataa
- the LOC112167600 gene encoding probable LRR receptor-like serine/threonine-protein kinase RFK1, protein MSIELDYSSYCLAICCVNICSSHSILVCYLMHVLLEYLNLLVDALQQIATTIGAIYWKFNGDACRIEMVGLTEKPPEESESTTECECHFENNTVCHVVRLVLKRHLLTPELVKLPYLREIDFAYNYLNDLFLLIAYRGKFQRIGKYNYSQVPVP, encoded by the exons ATGAGCATAGAGCTTGATTACTCTTCTTACTGTCTTGCAATTTGTTGTGTAAATATATGCTCATCTCATTCTATACTGGTTTGTTATCTGATGCATGTATTACTTGAATACCTAAACCTTTTAGTTGATGCTCTCCAACAAATTGCTACCACGATTGGCGCAATATATTGGAAGTTTAATGGTGATGCTTGCCGGATTGAAATGGTTGGTCTAACAGAGAAGCCGCCAGAGGAATCTGAGAGCACAACTGAATGTGAATGCcacttcgagaacaacacagtTTGTCATGTCGTCAGATT AGTGCTCAAGCGTCATTTGCTTACACCTGAACTAGTCAAGCTCCCTTACCTCCGAGAAAT TGATTTTGCTTACAACTATCTCAATG ATCTGTTCTTGTTAATCGCTTATCGGGGAAAATTCCAAAGGATTGGGAAATATAACTACTCTCAAGTACCT GTCCCTTGA